Proteins encoded by one window of Kineosporia sp. NBRC 101731:
- a CDS encoding LysR family transcriptional regulator, which yields MIDVSSLRALRSVAALGTLARAAEELGFTASAVSQQIKRLEREVGVPVLAPAGRGVVLTPAGQAVVDSAPEVFQALEHCAEAARSVADGAPQGTLRVVAFSTGVRGLLAPAVSDLAVRCPELFLHISEQDPDQALHSVEAGTADLALTHDADGLPVALPPSVIQRHIHTDVGDVVLHRSHPLVALDRPLTVADLAGHAWVTSPPGTVCHQWFRRLFAGADGDPDVRHLIDDFSTQLSLVASGSVIALIPRLARPPLRADLVALPLKRVPKREVYAAWRRSANASPAIQAVLAELGASTGAGL from the coding sequence ATGATCGATGTGAGCTCCCTGCGGGCGTTGCGTTCGGTGGCTGCGCTGGGAACCCTGGCGCGGGCCGCGGAGGAGCTGGGTTTCACCGCCTCGGCAGTGTCACAGCAGATCAAGCGCCTGGAGCGGGAGGTCGGCGTGCCGGTGCTGGCCCCGGCGGGGCGCGGTGTCGTGCTCACTCCGGCCGGTCAGGCGGTGGTCGATTCGGCCCCCGAGGTCTTCCAGGCGCTGGAGCACTGCGCCGAGGCGGCCCGGTCAGTGGCCGACGGCGCCCCGCAGGGCACCCTGCGGGTGGTCGCCTTCTCGACGGGCGTGCGCGGTCTGCTCGCACCCGCAGTGTCGGACCTGGCCGTTCGCTGCCCCGAGCTCTTCCTGCACATCAGCGAGCAAGACCCGGACCAGGCCCTGCACAGCGTGGAGGCCGGCACTGCCGACCTGGCGCTGACCCATGACGCCGACGGGCTCCCGGTCGCGCTTCCCCCGTCCGTGATCCAACGGCACATCCACACCGATGTCGGGGACGTCGTCCTTCATCGGTCCCATCCGCTCGTCGCCCTCGACCGTCCGCTGACCGTTGCCGACCTGGCCGGGCACGCCTGGGTCACGAGCCCGCCCGGGACGGTGTGCCACCAGTGGTTCCGGCGGCTGTTCGCCGGGGCCGACGGGGATCCCGACGTGCGGCACCTGATCGACGACTTCAGCACCCAGCTGTCCCTGGTGGCGTCCGGTTCGGTGATCGCGCTGATCCCGCGGCTGGCCCGGCCGCCGCTGCGCGCGGACCTGGTCGCCCTGCCGCTGAAACGTGTTCCCAAGCGCGAGGTCTACGCGGCCTGGCGGCGCAGTGCGAACGCCAGCCCGGCGATCCAGGCGGTGCTGGCCGAACTGGGCGCATCGACCGGAGCCGGCCTGTGA
- the dapA gene encoding 4-hydroxy-tetrahydrodipicolinate synthase, translating into MATDRVPADLLFGSNIVAMVTPMTPDGSIDDAAVANLVDHLLSAGCDGIVVGGTTGEAPTLSDHEANELVRRVKSLVQGQAPVIAGVGTYDTAATVRRAQEAEAAGADALLLVTPYYNRPTQAGVVAHSTKVADATPLPVMLYDIPGRTGLALTSSTIVELAAHPRIQAIKDAKGDLFEAMTIMTRTGLAYYCGIDELNLPYLASGATGVVSVVGNVAADRNAELIRAVRKSDLDRAQDVMRDLIPLTDALMRTSSGAIMAKAALAELGVIPHATVRLPLMESPAEDLTKLRNALRTVAVPVA; encoded by the coding sequence ATGGCCACCGACCGCGTTCCCGCTGATCTGCTCTTCGGCTCCAACATCGTCGCCATGGTGACCCCCATGACGCCGGACGGCTCCATCGACGACGCCGCGGTCGCGAACCTGGTCGACCACCTGCTCAGCGCCGGCTGCGACGGCATCGTGGTCGGCGGCACCACCGGCGAGGCCCCCACCCTGAGCGACCACGAGGCCAACGAGCTCGTGCGCCGGGTGAAGTCCCTGGTGCAGGGGCAGGCTCCGGTCATCGCCGGCGTCGGCACCTACGACACCGCCGCCACCGTGCGCCGCGCCCAGGAGGCCGAGGCCGCCGGGGCCGACGCCCTGCTGCTGGTGACGCCCTACTACAACCGTCCCACCCAGGCCGGCGTGGTGGCCCACAGCACGAAGGTGGCCGACGCCACCCCCCTCCCGGTGATGCTCTACGACATTCCCGGGCGCACCGGCCTGGCTCTCACCTCGTCCACCATTGTCGAACTGGCCGCCCACCCGCGGATCCAGGCGATCAAGGACGCGAAGGGCGACCTCTTCGAGGCGATGACGATCATGACGCGGACCGGGCTGGCCTATTACTGCGGCATCGACGAACTGAACCTGCCCTACCTCGCCAGCGGCGCCACCGGAGTGGTCAGCGTCGTCGGCAACGTGGCGGCCGACCGCAACGCCGAACTGATCCGCGCCGTGCGCAAGAGTGACCTCGACCGGGCCCAGGACGTCATGCGCGACCTGATCCCCCTGACCGATGCCCTGATGCGCACCTCGTCGGGGGCCATCATGGCCAAGGCCGCGCTCGCCGAACTGGGCGTGATCCCCCATGCCACCGTGCGTCTCCCGCTGATGGAGTCACCGGCCGAAGATCTGACGAAGCTGCGCAACGCCCTGCGCACGGTGGCCGTGCCGGTCGCCTGA
- a CDS encoding PH domain-containing protein, producing MIDFATDSVFRLSECSPGDVEKHVGPILVPGEQLLWTFKTVRDFVAFTDKRIIAVNVQGMTGKKKDFTTLPYNKIQVFSIETAGTFDLDAELDLWFSTVGNIRFEFKGRVDIRAISQLIATYVLG from the coding sequence ATGATCGACTTTGCGACAGATTCGGTGTTCCGGCTCAGCGAGTGCTCGCCCGGTGACGTGGAGAAGCACGTCGGGCCCATCCTGGTCCCGGGCGAGCAGTTGCTGTGGACCTTCAAGACCGTGCGTGACTTCGTCGCGTTCACCGACAAGCGCATCATCGCGGTGAACGTGCAGGGCATGACCGGCAAGAAGAAAGACTTCACCACGCTGCCCTACAACAAGATTCAGGTGTTCTCGATCGAGACCGCCGGCACTTTCGACCTCGACGCCGAGCTCGACCTGTGGTTCAGCACGGTCGGCAACATCCGGTTCGAGTTCAAGGGCCGCGTCGACATCCGCGCGATCAGCCAGCTGATCGCCACCTACGTGCTGGGCTGA
- a CDS encoding family 43 glycosylhydrolase — protein sequence MTRLGDQLPLGRRSLLAGATGALGIAALPVTSASATASAATPATSARGPANWPDPQPYGRADPRPQLWPREDNSFVLDLELRPRDEELGRVWMRDTYVNCFVVDGRPLYVATGTTNAEGLPGPGPYNDGIFVWTARSLKGPWKLADTSKIRPGADKGKVWSPEFVTENTAGRTVVAPWQEWWEDDGQFGKRGNVWAPEIHYFQGKWYIVACMGDHSKKVGTFTLISEGGVEGPYRVAKGNLEKPYGETVGGPDWIDPTVYFHIDGGMFTEGKKAWLILHNHLYARYSDDLETIETLAEFKETPWGVEPYLEGAYVFKYGKKYHLLLAAWDWTSLDADGSPRYSYEPDQGGRKQYQYDTVVAVADKLEGPYSERYTAGVGIGHNNFFTDHTGQLWGTFFLNPAGGYYSNTSRVDDAAVSGVVKLEYTGDRLYVKRP from the coding sequence ATGACCCGACTCGGTGACCAGCTGCCCCTGGGGCGGCGCTCCCTTCTCGCCGGAGCCACCGGAGCCCTGGGAATTGCTGCTTTACCAGTGACTTCGGCATCAGCAACCGCTTCGGCAGCGACCCCCGCCACGTCGGCGCGAGGCCCCGCGAACTGGCCCGACCCGCAGCCCTACGGCCGGGCCGACCCGAGACCTCAGCTGTGGCCCCGAGAAGACAACTCCTTCGTCCTCGATCTCGAACTCCGGCCCCGCGACGAGGAACTCGGCCGGGTCTGGATGCGGGACACCTACGTCAACTGCTTCGTCGTCGACGGCCGGCCGCTCTACGTCGCCACCGGCACCACGAACGCCGAAGGCCTGCCCGGGCCGGGCCCTTACAACGACGGCATCTTCGTCTGGACCGCCCGATCACTGAAGGGTCCTTGGAAGCTGGCCGACACCAGCAAGATTCGACCCGGTGCAGACAAGGGCAAGGTCTGGTCGCCGGAGTTCGTCACCGAGAACACCGCCGGCCGAACGGTGGTCGCCCCCTGGCAGGAGTGGTGGGAGGACGACGGCCAATTCGGTAAGCGTGGCAACGTCTGGGCCCCGGAAATACATTATTTCCAGGGTAAGTGGTACATCGTGGCATGCATGGGCGACCACTCGAAGAAGGTCGGCACGTTCACCCTCATCAGCGAGGGTGGCGTCGAGGGCCCGTACCGGGTGGCCAAGGGCAATCTGGAGAAGCCCTACGGCGAGACCGTCGGTGGCCCGGACTGGATCGACCCGACCGTCTACTTCCACATCGACGGTGGCATGTTCACCGAAGGCAAGAAGGCCTGGCTGATCCTGCACAACCATCTCTACGCGCGCTACTCGGACGACCTGGAGACCATCGAGACCCTCGCGGAGTTCAAGGAAACCCCCTGGGGCGTGGAGCCTTACCTGGAGGGCGCCTACGTCTTCAAGTACGGCAAGAAGTACCACCTGCTACTGGCCGCCTGGGACTGGACCTCGCTCGACGCCGACGGCAGCCCTCGATACTCCTACGAGCCGGACCAGGGCGGCCGCAAGCAGTACCAGTACGACACGGTGGTGGCCGTCGCGGACAAGCTCGAGGGCCCGTACTCCGAGCGCTACACCGCCGGCGTGGGCATCGGGCACAACAACTTCTTCACCGACCACACCGGCCAGCTGTGGGGCACGTTCTTCCTGAACCCGGCCGGCGGGTACTACTCGAACACGTCCCGGGTGGACGACGCGGCGGTGTCCGGCGTGGTGAAGCTGGAGTACACCGGCGACCGCCTGTATGTGAAACGGCCCTAA
- a CDS encoding class III extradiol ring-cleavage dioxygenase — protein sequence MSDPFHPSVPAGAYDQLLADVLPQARAQRTWQPSDGPLPSLFVSHGAPPTLDDPAWLRDLFDWGQKMPKPRGIVIVSAHWENAPLAISGSAEGTELYYDFGGFHPRYYTLKYRSPDATALAHQVAGTLADTTPLHQFVDRGLDHGAFIPMMAMYPAADVPVIQLSMPSLDPSALLDLGVRLRSLREEGYLVIGSGFMTHSFAVFRDPGLVGHTQAFDEWAVDAMARGDVDSLVDYRTKAPGVRVAHPTADHFVPLLLTLGAASDPGQSIESAFGRMVMGNSIRSVQMA from the coding sequence GTGTCCGATCCGTTCCACCCCTCCGTCCCGGCCGGCGCTTATGACCAGCTCCTGGCCGATGTGCTCCCGCAGGCCCGGGCCCAGCGCACCTGGCAGCCCTCCGACGGCCCCCTGCCCTCCCTGTTCGTCAGCCACGGGGCACCGCCCACCCTTGACGACCCGGCCTGGCTGCGCGACCTGTTCGACTGGGGCCAGAAGATGCCCAAGCCGCGCGGCATCGTGATCGTGTCGGCCCACTGGGAGAACGCCCCGCTGGCCATCTCCGGATCGGCCGAGGGCACTGAGCTCTACTACGACTTCGGCGGATTCCACCCGCGCTACTACACGCTGAAGTACCGCTCGCCCGACGCCACCGCCCTCGCCCACCAGGTCGCGGGCACCCTGGCCGACACCACGCCGCTGCACCAGTTCGTCGACCGCGGCCTCGACCACGGCGCGTTCATCCCGATGATGGCCATGTACCCGGCCGCCGACGTTCCCGTGATCCAGCTCAGCATGCCGAGTCTCGACCCCTCGGCCCTGCTGGACCTGGGCGTGCGGCTGCGCTCCCTGCGCGAGGAGGGCTACCTGGTCATCGGCTCGGGCTTCATGACCCACAGCTTCGCGGTGTTCCGGGATCCCGGGCTGGTCGGGCACACTCAGGCCTTCGACGAGTGGGCGGTCGACGCGATGGCCCGCGGTGACGTGGACTCGCTGGTGGATTACCGGACCAAAGCCCCTGGTGTTCGGGTGGCCCACCCCACAGCCGACCACTTCGTACCCCTCCTGCTCACCCTCGGCGCAGCCTCAGACCCTGGCCAGAGCATTGAAAGTGCCTTCGGCAGAATGGTGATGGGGAACTCGATCCGTTCGGTCCAGATGGCCTGA
- a CDS encoding SigE family RNA polymerase sigma factor has protein sequence MSKPWAAGSPSRLGNVAGNASAKAEFEDFFRRHHRELARLAYSMTGNRAESDDVVGEALASAWEHWDRVQGADSPLAYVRKIVVNLSVERVRTAVRDRQRHRLMTPLTKWFYHPPDIGGAVDLQAAVLALPPGRRACVVMRHVLDLPEEEVARTLGISLGTVKSQTSKGLAQLRSQLDPGRVAASAASARTTRKEA, from the coding sequence ATGAGCAAACCCTGGGCGGCAGGAAGTCCGTCCCGACTCGGCAACGTGGCTGGTAACGCCAGCGCCAAGGCAGAGTTCGAGGACTTCTTCCGTCGTCATCACCGTGAGCTGGCCCGGCTGGCCTACAGCATGACCGGCAACCGGGCTGAGTCGGACGACGTGGTCGGGGAGGCCCTGGCTTCGGCCTGGGAACACTGGGATCGCGTGCAGGGGGCGGACAGTCCGCTCGCCTACGTGCGCAAGATCGTGGTGAACCTGTCCGTGGAACGTGTGCGCACGGCTGTGCGGGATCGTCAGCGACATCGCCTGATGACCCCGCTCACGAAGTGGTTCTACCACCCGCCGGACATCGGTGGAGCGGTAGATCTGCAGGCTGCCGTGCTCGCGCTGCCCCCGGGGCGGCGAGCGTGCGTAGTGATGCGCCACGTACTCGACCTGCCGGAGGAAGAGGTCGCCCGAACACTCGGTATCAGTCTGGGTACGGTCAAGAGTCAGACATCCAAAGGCCTTGCCCAGCTGCGTAGTCAGTTGGATCCAGGTCGAGTGGCCGCCTCGGCGGCCTCGGCCAGGACTACCAGGAAGGAGGCGTGA
- a CDS encoding tetratricopeptide repeat protein — MGDSGAMTPGDGFTEVFVLARQTAREQAGSEPVDAFLGVLSYLHPVGLGPELLAHLPDLGAAAEALIASGALLRDETTGAVRIPPSPARVLRDMDLMGNTARRRLDGLAGVISTLVARAPGDPTTALELTRHALALWKRSLEAVAAGHDGAVDAMERVGRATTEAVTHLQSAGEPARAVEAGREVLTGCRSLLGDDHPVTLAAASRLGSLLLSTGDAGQAADLLAPVLAARPDSQDIAQPELITMTHNLAFARGAAGRTDEAIPLYEKAFAASSAVYGGEHPISLTILGNLAESYRAIGDYGRAIPLLRQVLEERQAALGGDHPDTLTAANNLVGAYSDLDGTAVPVSVFRKIYTDRARVLGEEHPNTLISQSNLASAHQRAGDLPTAITLMKQVLRIRRTKLGPGHPDTLTVMSNLSAAYADTGKVFRGYRLCRRVVAGRSAALGEKHPDTLLAMNNLAQAHLAVGRTKAALNLHARVLSDRHALLGGDHLDTLASMNNLASALNRAGHPADARPLHERALKGRRRVLGPTHVDTLASLNNLAFSHQGLGEMPRALELFEEALDGARRTLGDRHPVTQKFETNLRRARDTS; from the coding sequence GTGGGGGATTCGGGGGCGATGACACCGGGTGACGGGTTCACAGAGGTATTCGTGCTGGCCCGGCAGACGGCGCGGGAACAGGCGGGCAGTGAGCCGGTCGATGCCTTCCTCGGGGTGCTCTCCTATCTCCATCCCGTCGGTCTGGGCCCGGAGCTGCTCGCCCACCTCCCGGATCTGGGCGCGGCGGCGGAGGCTCTGATCGCCTCCGGCGCGCTGCTGCGGGACGAGACCACGGGCGCGGTGCGTATCCCCCCGTCGCCGGCCCGGGTGCTGCGGGATATGGACCTGATGGGGAACACCGCCCGGAGACGTCTCGACGGGCTCGCCGGGGTGATCTCCACCCTGGTGGCGAGGGCACCGGGCGATCCCACGACGGCGCTGGAACTGACCCGGCACGCGCTGGCTCTGTGGAAGCGGTCACTGGAGGCCGTCGCCGCCGGGCACGACGGTGCGGTGGACGCCATGGAGAGGGTCGGCCGGGCCACCACCGAGGCCGTCACCCACCTGCAGTCGGCCGGCGAACCGGCGCGGGCCGTCGAGGCCGGCCGCGAGGTGCTCACCGGGTGCCGGTCGCTGCTGGGCGACGACCATCCGGTCACCCTGGCCGCCGCCAGTCGTCTCGGCAGTCTGTTGCTGTCTACGGGGGACGCGGGTCAGGCCGCCGATCTTCTGGCTCCCGTGCTGGCGGCGCGGCCCGACTCCCAGGACATCGCCCAGCCCGAGCTCATCACCATGACCCACAACCTGGCCTTCGCCCGGGGTGCGGCCGGGCGCACGGACGAGGCCATACCGCTGTACGAGAAGGCGTTCGCCGCGAGCAGCGCGGTGTACGGCGGCGAGCATCCGATCAGCCTGACCATTCTCGGGAACCTGGCCGAGAGCTACCGGGCGATCGGTGACTACGGCCGGGCGATCCCGCTGCTGCGGCAGGTGCTGGAAGAACGGCAGGCGGCGCTCGGCGGGGACCACCCGGACACTCTCACCGCGGCGAACAACCTGGTCGGGGCCTACAGCGACCTGGACGGGACGGCCGTACCGGTCAGCGTGTTCCGGAAGATCTACACCGACCGGGCCCGGGTGCTCGGAGAAGAGCACCCGAACACGCTGATCTCCCAGAGCAACCTGGCCAGTGCCCATCAGCGGGCGGGTGACCTGCCCACGGCGATCACGCTGATGAAGCAGGTGCTCCGGATCCGCCGCACGAAACTCGGCCCGGGCCATCCGGACACGCTCACGGTGATGAGTAACCTCAGCGCTGCCTACGCCGACACCGGGAAGGTCTTCCGCGGGTACCGGCTCTGCCGCCGGGTGGTGGCCGGGCGCAGCGCCGCGCTGGGCGAGAAACATCCGGACACCCTGCTCGCCATGAACAATCTGGCCCAGGCCCACCTCGCCGTGGGCCGGACGAAGGCCGCGCTCAACCTGCACGCCCGCGTGCTCAGCGACCGGCACGCCCTGCTCGGTGGCGACCACCTCGACACCCTGGCCTCGATGAACAATCTGGCCTCGGCCCTGAACCGGGCCGGTCACCCGGCCGACGCGCGTCCCCTGCACGAACGCGCCCTGAAGGGCCGGCGGCGCGTTCTCGGCCCCACCCACGTGGACACCCTGGCGTCGCTGAACAACCTGGCGTTCTCTCACCAGGGTCTGGGCGAGATGCCACGGGCGCTGGAACTTTTTGAGGAGGCGCTGGACGGGGCCCGGCGGACGCTGGGTGATCGGCACCCGGTGACGCAGAAGTTCGAGACGAATCTGCGCCGGGCCCGGGACACGTCCTGA